TATggccaaaaaaatcaaaagTCTGGGGGGTTGGTTCGTATGACCAGCTGAATTGACTAATATGGGAAGTGCAGTTCACAAGAATCAAAGAAAGGCAACAGAAAGATAAGAAAACTCACGTTCAGTTTGTACACTCCCTCTCAAGAAGCATTCAATCTTTCCAAGAAATTCGATTCCACAGGCAATTGTCCATCAGACCTTCCACCGAGATCAATACTCTTCCCAGAacactccttctcctgcaaGTCTGTCCGCCTGATTATTGGCGTTATCACCACTGTGAGCTCGCACCTTCTTCAATCCAATAACATTAGTGCAAGAGGCGTTAAGATTGGTAATGTCCCGGATCAAGTCTCTATTGCACACGGGCAAGCCCCTGGCATTTATCCATCCGTTTTTTTGCCATGTTGTGACCCACTTGGACAGACAGTTGATGACATACTCAGAATCCGTGCAGATCTGATACATGCGATTATCTGTCTGGGTGCTGAGTATTTCCAAGGCTCTCTGAACAGCAGCCCGCTCGGCTCTCTGGTTGGTTTGAAGATCTCCTCGGAGACGAGCGGAGACATTCAAAGGGTTGTTgtttccaaaaaaacacaccaaTTCCAGCTGCAGCATCAAATTGGCCGTTTCGAGGGCACGCACCGTCAGTGTAAACCAGACAGATGCGGTCTCCCCGGTCGTTCACGTAGCTGGGATCCTGTACGAACCCCTTAATGTAGTTGCGTATCCGTTGAGTCCCACCTGGTTGATGGCCTGCTGCATTGAGAGACACTCCTGGATGAGGGATCCCGTAGCATAGATTCCCGCCACCACTAGGTCGTCGAAAATCTTGTCTTTGATCACCTAGTGGATTCCGCGCCGTGAGGAAGCGTGGTGATGCTTGGAGGACAGGTCTGATTCAAATTTGACTCGAGGCTCGATATTCATTTGTGAGCCTCCCAGATATGCCTCGGCATGCTGGTAGACATTGAACCCCTTCCATTGGGCGTTTGGATACTCCGTGATCTGGTACTGAGTCACATCCAGGTGTTCATAGATATCGGGGTTGTGGCCCACTCTGACAGAGTAGTAGTTTTTCATTGGAACAAAGGAACAATACAAGTGTCGTTAACAAGCCAATTGTCGCTGTCATGCCCACCGTATTCGCATAAGCCCTGGTTGGACCTTGTAGTGTGGTtgatgtacaagtacatagTAGTGGCACCATaaagttggagatgtcaaACATGGGAAGTGTTCGTGTGAATGTGCCGCTACGATACTGGTTCAAATGGAGAGGAAATGACTGCGAGTCCTAGATGGAATAGTACAATTGTATCGACGTTTCATAACAACGGTGGCATCTAAGGGACCGTTGTCAGTGGTTTGATCCGCCCAAAGTTCAAGTAAGTTTTTAAGTAAACTgacaagaag
The Yarrowia lipolytica chromosome 1A, complete sequence genome window above contains:
- a CDS encoding uncharacterized protein (Compare to YALI0A16148g, some similarities with uniprot|Q9UST8 Schizosaccharomyces pombe Ribonuclease H), with translation MLQLELVCFFGNNNPLNVSARLRGDLQTNQRAERAAVQRALEILSTQTDNRMYQICTDSEYVINCLSKWVTTWQKNGWINARGLPVCNRDLIRDITNLNASCTNVIGLKKVRAHSGDNANNQADRLAGEGVFWEEY